gccatctgcattgtgtttaattttgtacacccatttacaccccactgggtgccgcccatgggacTTAGGTataagaacccaagttttctgatcagtcaaagccttaaactcgtcatccatagcatgacaccaataagcattttttgaggaaacagagtaggttgttggttcactatcaggaaggggtgtatttggtagtatggtagcctgaaaggttttgggtttaaagataccggctttgccacgggttaacatgggatgagtattggggggtggcacgagcggtggtgattcgggggtggccgagaaggacccaaaacggatcgggctggagatgttgtgggtatggggtggttcgggttggttgtgagtgtgggtggtggttgcgggtgtattgtgggtgacagtcgaaggggtgatgaggggtggttgggtagtgggtggaggtgtgggggaaggtggtgagggaccctgtgagtatgttggaaaaaggggaaggacgccaatgaatgatctATTTGTGGaagaggaaatagactcgtagggaaactcattttcgacaaatttgacatgacgagatatgtagactttatgagtttgtgggtcaagacagcgataaccctttGTGGTAGGATTATAGCCCAAAAAattacaaggacgggatcgtgGTTTTTTTGTGAGTAacatgagggcgtagccaagggtaggcaagacacccaaagacgcggaggttggtataattgggaagttcttggtaaaggagttgatagggtgatttgttggagagggtgtgactgggcattcttttaatgaggtagtttgcggtggctagagcttctacccaaaaggagacagggagatgagattgatgtagaagagtaaccaccatttcaatgagatggcgatgcttacgcttGGCCACCCCATtttgttcgggagtgtatggacaggaggtttgatgtataattcccagggattgcagaaactggccaaagatgttatttttccattgtcacttcgaaaaagtttaacatgagaattgaattgtgttttgactattttttcaaaagtgacaaaggtggtgtatgcctatgatttgtgttttagtgggtacaaccaagtgtattttgtaaaatcatccacaaagcaaatataatagcgaaaactaGCAAATTaaggaacagcagtaggaccccataggtcagaatgaataagttgaaaaggtgcagttgtacgcttctcagataaggtaaaacataatttatgagatttagcaattgaacagagTCACagttgtttacatgaatggaagaaaaacctaattgagacattaaagaatttattatttgagtagacgggtgacccagacgactgtgccacaacagactgtggccatcagccgaaagagccaccggagccacaggaacgctttctgaaactaagtgggcagacgaacttgtgccaggaagaacgtacagaccatgctcacaggggtcctgaaaaatcaccctcttggtagtattgtctaggatctgaaaatcattagaggtgaacaagagtgagcaattattgtcttttgtgaattggtgaactgaaaggagattggttttaatagaagggacataggtaaggttacctaggtgaaagatagcggtgggggttttaatggtacccgtgccagtgtgacaAATATTAacggactcaccgttgccaacagtaataccattggagccatgatatggatttggagcgttaagcttggagagatcagaagtaacgtgcatgttggccccaatatccaacagccattcagaggaagggccggcttgagatgtATAATtagcacggttatcactattttggCTCTCCTCATAGcaaaaccagcaacgaacagcgatgtgtcctgttttctgacagatttgacaagttggacgatcccgctcgtaagtgccttacccgccgctggaagatgactgtccgtcgctgccgaaggagtgcaggctgttattgctgccgtgctgctgaccgtcgtacggcggacgactgccctgccgaccgccgcGATCGCGGCCTCTACTGTTTCTGCCGTATCCACCGCGGCTCCCctgccggccgccaccacgctccccgcgatagttctggtttgcggtgagggcggtggccggctccataacaaTGGCTTCTCGGAAAATAAGTTTGCTCtcccacgttgatttcttcactttttagccatgaggagagagtagccaggtcaacgggcgttggactgatgcgaaccgcctgtttaatggaggagtaagctgatgggagcccccgaatgACGCACATGATGAGATCTTTTTtgggaatgatttcgttcacggtgtcgagagctgtgatgatggtggagacctcgtctaaatactccgccatagttttcgtgcctttggtgattgtgtggagacgatcacgcaattgaaaaatatgagagtgggaaattgatgcatagtgTGTTGCGAGGGACGTCCatagggctgaagcagttgtgtaggatcagGCGTGTTtttgaaccgtgggagagatgaccgcaatcaaacatgatcggatctggccatccacggctttcgaggcggcatgggccggattagttttttctgatttgtccgtggcggtgatgactgccggcggcggttctgtgcttccatcgacgtatttgagaaggtaattggcctcaagggctgtaagaacggtaattttccatgtagggtaatttatgtctgataatttttcgggaatcagggcatgaagatgcctgagaaggagttaaACGCTAGAAgaaagtgaatcgagaggatccacctcagTTTTCATGGatgccgccgcccaagagaagagagggaacgatcggtgccctaaagagagaaaaaaacctagagaaaagaagatctaggttttctggctcttgataccatgaaggaatattgattgtattgaagtgttaacctaataagggaatacatgggagatatatataggagatatagaaaggagtactaatcctaataggactagaattaaggagtactaatcctaataggactaggattagtacacagtaaatactaatattattttatactatttatttaatactatctgttattatcttTATTACCGTTGTAAATGTATAGTGAAGTGTAAGTTATTCTTTTTGCTTTCTTGGCAGAATAAGTAGTGGTTATTCTTTGACCATTACTGCCCCATATTGAAAGCTCATTATTCATCCTCCATTActtttgtaacctatgtaatctatgtaactcctaaggtcattatcttcactatttactacaccattatctttctattcattgctaggaagacttcttctagtataaatagtggtggtcttcatttggttttataCACACAACACCCAAGAGAAAAAcatagagtgaaagagttagtaaAAAAGAAAGTTATTATTAGTtgagggaggtgttcttttttgtggagctttggactcaactcttgtccagagttgttgtgttatactttgtgaaggctgttgtatcctggaggggacgaGTCAAAGATGACTACTGCtagaccggtgaaaacatttgctgcagtgggcttgaatctcctttaagagagcgagatatgtgcgcctcagcctgaagagatttattttcttcatttcatttttcaattgtaattttataatttttgttatcttgtaagttttcgctaattttaaggagattcataGATGACTACAATTGAATAAACCACGGATGTCAAGATAGGAGATCTTAACAAGCCAGTTCGGTTAAATGGTAACCATTTCAagagatggaagggtaaagtacttttctacctaagtcttctcaatgttttttatgtattaaccgagaagaatccaaataaagaaggcatcacctctatgaatgatgatgaaactatttctcatatagaaaaagtggaaaagtacgatggtgattcctataagtgttggtattatcttcttaattttctatatgaaattttttatgattattatgatagaacttactctagtgcaaagaaaatgtGGATGGCgttgcagagtaagtatgataccgaagaggTTGGACcgaaaaaatatgcagctagtagattttttcattttcaaattgtggacaacaaatcagtggtagaATAAGCTCAAGTCTAcatcatgattgttggagagcttagatccgaagaggttaaaattggagataaccttattgtttgtggcatagtaGATAAACTTTCACCTTCTtggaagaaatttcaaaaaactatgcgccacaaacaaaataaaacctctcttgaaaccttGGTAATGAAAATCTACATGGCAGAAGAAGCAAGGGGCtaagatgcacttttacaaacagaagagaacaacatcacatcgaaggtaaatttGATTACTTTGAATAATGCTACTtttgaaactcacaaaaatacttctttaaagcctaagaagaaaaaattcaagaaaaataatggtagacctccaaagaaaaatagtggtgaaaatcaccaagcacaaaatcaacaagttcaagaaaagggaccatgctTTGTTTATGGCAAGATTGAGAatattgctcgattttgcagATTCCAGAAACAGGTTCCTAACCCTCAAGCAAAAATTATCGAAGAACCTTTTGTGACAAtgattaccgacataaacatggttgagaaggttgatggatggtgggctgATTCTTGTGCAATCTGTCATGTCTGTTGTGAGTCCAAAACCATTATGCTTGGTGATTCTCACATTACTCAAGTGCTTGTAAAGGAaaatgttgaattgtgttttacttctggaagggTATTAACTTTAAAAGATGTACTAATTTATACTCCTTCCatgagaaaatatttgatgtctagttttcttcttaataaagcaggctttaaacagattattgaatttgatcaatatgtaatagtgaatAAGGGTATTTTAGTGGGTAAGGTGTATGCATGTAATGGGACGTTTAAATTGAATGTTGagatgaataaaacttctacttctgtttatatgctttcttttACCAATTTTTGGCCTGCTCATTTGTGTCATATTAGTGATTGTTATGTTGGAATTATGAGTAGTTCTAGATTAAtcccaatggttaaaaagaattttgaaaagggtGAGGCTTGTAAAGCCAAGATCactaaaaggcctcattttgaagttgaaagaaaaactgatttgttagatttaattcatactgatatttgtgaacttagtgaaattctaactcgtggaggtaatagacattttatcactttcattgatgatttttctaagtttacatatgtttacttaatgaataataaaagtgatgtttttgaaattttcaaaacttatctcCATGAAGCTGAAAATCAGTTtggtagaaaaataaaaagaattaaaagtgATAGATGTCGTGAATACAAATCAAAAGtgtttaattcttttcttagaTCATCGGAAATAATTCATGAAAGTACTCTTCATTACTCTTCTTCATCTAATGGAGTAGCGGAAAAACaaaatagaactttggttgaatttactaatgtcatgcttattgagtcacatgcacctttaatttttGGGGTAAAACTATTTTAACTGCTTGTAATGTGTTTaatcgtgtgcctcataaaaagtgAAAACTAACACCTTTAATTGTGGAAATGTTAAAAGCCAAGTTtgggatatctaagagtttAGGGTTGTCTAGCatttgtgaggctaatggatcccaagattacaaagttgggtaagaaagttactacttgtgcttttctttGTTCTGCTTTAAATAGTATagcctatagattttttaatcttgaagataatattgtaatagaatctggtggtgctattttttatgaaaataaatttccattTGATTCTAAAAAGTGGGGGTCAaagaattgaacaaaatattttttcactacctagttcttctacttccactttgaaaaataaagaggtTGATGGTGTTGAgataagaagaagtaaaagagctagagtagaaaaatattttggtcatgatttttatgtgtttaatattGGAAATGgccctctaactttgaaagaagcattattattatatgattctattttttgaaaagaagctgtaaatgatgaaatggaatctttaatttctaataaaacttggaggttagttgatttaccactgggttttaaaatatttagttgcaaatgggtcttaaggaaaaagttcaaaccgaatggttctattgataaatataaggctaggttcgttgcaaaaggttttaaaagaCTAGAAGacctagaattttttgatactttttctccggtaataaaaattacatccattagactttCAGTTGCTATAGctgcaattttttatttgcaaattcatcaaatggatgtaaaaacagctTTTCTATATGGAGACCTAAATGAGGAAATTTATATGGATcaacccgagtgttttgttgaagcagaCCAAGAAAGAAAAGTttgtaaacttactaaaatccCTATATGGCTTGAAATAGGAACCAAAGCAATGACATGAAAAAtttgattcctgcatgattgaaagtggttttaaaacaaatgggTGTGACAAGTGtatatatcataagtcttggaataattcacatgtgattatttgcctatatattgatgatttgttgatattTGGATCTAACATgtatgttattgatgaagctaaaaatgttcttagaagccattttgatatgaaagatcttggtaaGGTAAGTTTTAttctttgaataaaaataataataacatgtgAGGGAATTTTCCTTGACTAGTCACATTATggtgagaaaattttgaaaaaatataactttcacgATTACAAGCATGTAGCTACTCCgtttgattcaagtgttcacttatttcctgttgaaagtgaaaatgatgtaataaatcaaaaggaatatacTAGTATAATCGGAAGTGTGATATATGTGACTGATTtcactaggcctgatattgcatatgtaGTAGGAGTACTTAgcaggtttacaagcaagccaACTATTGAACATTGGCATGCtgtaacaagagttatgagatatttaattggttGTAGTTTGTTCTATAAAAACTATCCTGCTatacttgaaggcttttgtgatgcagattggaaTACTTTAtcaggtgattcctgttctaccactggttatgtctttattttaggtggtggtgctgtttgttAGAGatcaaaaaacaaaactatattttctaactctaccatggaggctgaactaattgaTTTAGCTTCAACTAGTGAGGAAGcaaattggttaagagatttattgtttgaaattccttattttgaaaaaccaataactcttattttaattcattgtgatagcaccgctacaattggtagagttcaaaactTCTATTACAATGGTAAATCCtgacctataaggaggaaacacagtaatgtaagatcgtatttAACAAATGATACCattgatgttgattatgtcTAATCTTGTGATATTTTTGCAGATCCTCtggagcacatcgagggggGTGGGATTGAAGACTACaaatccttgagtcatatatgagaaAACCCAACCTGGGGACTAGAGATACTATAACaaggttcaaagggaaaaaacTAATTGTATGATGACTTGTTTTGGAAAATGCACTATCTTTTTAGtccctccctatgatgtgagtgaATTGTTTCCTATAGTTTTTGAAGGTTGACAGATTTCACCTTTGTGATGTGTGAAAGTAGGTCGCTTTGTATGAGAATAaggcttattctcaaatgcactcattAAAACCGGGATAGCACACGACCATAACGTGTTGACTTTAAAGttcatgtcaacaccttgattattatatGTGAgcattgatattttatttcccttaagcagACACAATTAAAGTCTGAGACCATTACAACTCTAGAATAAAAGTTattgtttcactaagtggaggttcaatgcacagtacaccttcattatgcatagtagtcttccttcaacTGATATACTCTCTTGTCTGATAATTAAAATGAGTAGCAGATTGTTgtgacattttaatattattttaattttctaaaatccCATTTTCTTTTTGCCTAATTACATTAATATTGTGCAATACTACCGTTGGTAGTTGATGACATTTTATGTCATCTTTATTACCATTGTAAATGTATAGTAAAGTGTAAGTTATCCTTTTGGCTTTCTTGGCAGAATAAGTAGTGGTCATTCTTTGACCATTACTTCCCCATATTGAAAACTCATTATTCATCCTCCATTActtttgtaacctatgtaactcctaatatcttcactatttactccattattatcttcctattcattgctaggaagacttcttctAGTATAtatagtggtggtcttcatttggtttgatacacacaacacacaagagaaaaacatagagtgaaagagttatTAAAAAAGAGAGttattattagttgaagggatgtgttcttttttgtggagcgttggactcaactcttgtccagagttgttgagttatactttgtgaaggctgttgtatcctagAGGGGACGAGTCAAAGAGAACTACTACtagaccggtgaaaacatttgctgcagtgtgCTTGAATCTCcataaagagagcgagatatccgctcCTTAGTATGAAgagatttattttcttcatttcatctttcagttgtaattttgttattttttgttatcttgtaagttttcacTAACATCCTTAATATATCAAGTCTCTCCTGAAATCTTACTCGGAGAGAACATCGATTCTCTATGTACTCGGACTCTCCAAAATTGTTTCCATACCCATGTAGGATCgtccaaaaatacactactttaaGAGGATATGACACTAAAATCAGGCGACATGTTTGAAGAGTTTGAACAGtatagaaaaaagataaattaattgTGACTTATGCAAAATGAAGTGATGGATTTTAATATGGTGTGTTTTGTGCATGCAATTATTGAGCTTTGATGATATAAACAGTTGTTCAAAAGCTCGACTAGTGGATGCATTGGAGTTCTATTACTTTGTGTCTCAAATTTATATGACACATCATTTTTAAGTcagttttaagaaaatatatcacttttctataaatagaaataacttaactttaaaattccatttataaaattacttataGCCACTTAATGGTTAAAGAGTTTTATTCTATGTTGTTCAGACTCAGGTACGGGTATCATAGACGGATGCAAATTTGATAGTCGAATTCGgcaaaatctaaattttaagaTCTGGGGGGTGCGAATCCGAATATGGATACCGGTGCAGGGAtatgactaattttttttcatattataagaatataaatataaagataatctaattatatataattaaatatcacaaaatatttatgaaatatatataataattaattgtatatttttgtacaattgcatacaaaataaaatacaaaataaaagaagtataattgtgaaagaagagagagtatatattaaacattaaaagtataattttttttagggaaaatacccaagtaccccctcaacctatacccgaaattccagagacacacttatactatactaaggtcctattacccccctgaacttattttatatgtattttctacccctttttagcctacgtggcactagttcgaaaaaaaagtcaaccatcgttgggctcACAAGATAGttccacgtaagctaaaaaggggtaaaaaattattaataaaataagttcaggggggtaataggaccttagtatagtataagtgtgtctttgagatttcgagcataggttgagggggtacttggacattatccctttgttttataattaaaagGACACACTTATCTAGAGAAAGCCTTCTTATATAgctttctttttcaagaaaactCAAGGGACTACTTTTtctagaaatataaaaaatctttgtactttatgtaattttcaagaaaaaaactcCCCTTTCTACTCTGCTCTTTTTTAAGTTTCAAGTACTTTTTAAATCTTCATCCTCTTCAAGTTTTTCAAGCTTCATCTTAAGAAGTATTCCTCCACTCGGAAGACTTAACTGAAAACTGAtttctttttccccaaatatTTTCTCGGCTGTGGTCAAACTGTCCGGATTGGATTGACTGAATCCAACACGCACCCCCACTACTATTGCGTCGTGATGGGTTCGTCGGCAAAAATAAAGAGTCCGCCAACATGGATTATTACACCAAATTTctgaaaaatctttattttttatttattttcaaattttgtgtctattcaaaattaaaagtgtcacataaatttgGACCGGGGAAATAGTTGATTAATAGCATTATCATATTTggaatttagaaaatattgtaATCTTATAATGGCATagtacatatattggaccctaaacttggctttaaatattatctttgacctccaactttcataatgcacaaataagcactttaactatccattttttaaataaataaacacatgcgTCATACATGGAACAATACACGTAAGaaaccacgtaggacaaaaaatgacatgtaggatgacatgtaggacatgtgtgtctatttgctcaacttaatacaaatttaaatgtctatttgtgcacataaagttgaagggcataaatgtgatt
The sequence above is a segment of the Solanum lycopersicum chromosome 10, SLM_r2.1 genome. Coding sequences within it:
- the LOC138338862 gene encoding secreted RxLR effector protein 161-like; translated protein: MYVIDEAKNVLRSHFDMKDLGKHVATPFDSSVHLFPVESENDVINQKEYTSIIGSVIYVTDFTRPDIAYVVGVLSRFTSKPTIEHWHAVTRVMRYLIGCSLFYKNYPAILEGFCDADWNTLSGDSCSTTGYVFILGGGAVC